In Rutidosis leptorrhynchoides isolate AG116_Rl617_1_P2 chromosome 2, CSIRO_AGI_Rlap_v1, whole genome shotgun sequence, one genomic interval encodes:
- the LOC139889019 gene encoding F-box/kelch-repeat protein At3g06240-like, protein MSDSNNPMSALNQLPLDLIEAILVLLPPKSLGRFRSVSKRWYSLISSPEFIKTHIRAYTKNNPNPNPTHFLYMESDESLYSLDIKHLYTQPIPATLTAKRLNFQEPLFEIRGSCNGLLLATDMDYNLHLVNPTTQKTLKVIGGESYGGKTYGFGYDSSTDDYKVISISRMGIADSDIDTNIVRVYSLRNNSWNMLPNFPYQQHNHYGSGVLLNNNLHWGVRSIHLKMTIAAFSLASEKFHEIELPDSINYIQFGGMSCNLYALGGKLVVVEYDEFKYELWVMEEYGVPESWRKLCIFQNYTYIYSEQSRYLVGK, encoded by the coding sequence ATGTCGGACTCAAATAACCCAATGTCTgccttaaaccaacttccactggACCTCATCGAAGCAATTCTAGTTTTGCTTCCACCTAAATCCCTAGGCCGTTTCAGATCGGTTTCAAAACGATGGTACTCTCTGATTTCCAGTCCCGAATTTATCAAAACCCATATTCGTGCCTACACTAAAAACAATCCCAATCCAAACCCCACACACTTTTTATACATGGAAAGTGATGAATCTCTCTACTCACTTGATATAAAACATCTCTACACCCAACCCATACCTGCAACCTTAACGGCTAAACGCCTGAATTTCCAGGAACCGTTGTTTGAGATACGTGGGTCTTGCAATGGGCTTCTTTTGGCTACTGATATGGATTATAACCTCCATTTAGTCAATCCAACCACTCAAAAGACCTTGAAAGTTATAGGAGGAGAAAGTTATGGTGGAAAAACATATGGATTTGGTTATGATTCTTCTACGGATGATTATAAAGTAATCTCCATTTCTCGTATGGGCATTGCGGATTCTGATATTGACACCAATATCGTACGCGTGTATAGTTTACGTAACAATTCTTGGAACATGTTACCTAATTTCCCTTACCAACAACATAATCATTATGGTTCAGGGGTACTTTTAAACAATAATCTTCACTGGGGAGTAAGAAGCATACACTTAAAGATGACTATTGCAGCCTTTAGTTTAGCTAGTGAAAAATTTCATGAAATCGAGCTTCCTGATTCAATTAATTATATTCAGTTTGGAGGTATGTCTTGCAATCTTTATGCTCTTGGTGGGAAATTAGTTGTTGTTGAGTATGATGAATTCAAATATGAATTATGGGTGATGGAGGAGTATGGGGTTCCTGAGTCTTGGAGGAAACTTtgtatctttcaaaactatacgtaTATATATTCTGAGCAATCGAGATATCTTGTTGGCAAATAA
- the LOC139892090 gene encoding LOW QUALITY PROTEIN: protein S-acyltransferase 10-like (The sequence of the model RefSeq protein was modified relative to this genomic sequence to represent the inferred CDS: inserted 1 base in 1 codon) yields MTIMECCVPSRDTSDRFSDRCFHVFPCLSDPVRRSTLCLRLALVMLHLIFVGFLFIFDEEFIEKSKQQPWYTSIYLLLVVATLIQYFFTSGSSPGYVLDAMRDFAKTEASLRASEISNKDNLLQXKNGSVVVTLDRNQVEENLLGNNPMNWTTMVMEMYPPGTSVRTYTCAYCNVVQPPRTKHCHDCDRCVLQFDHHCVWLGTCIGQGNHCRFWWYILEETALSIWTGILYIKYLQAHFEKAWLVDVIMIILLSMLSIGLIFLLLLLLFHSYLIVTNQTTYELVRRRRIPYLRSIPERVYPFSKGACRNLYNFCFARTSIYAMEPLPSTAELEQMSVPYTCYDVVSCRCC; encoded by the exons ATGACAATTATGGAATGCTGCGTTCCATCTCGTGACACGTCAGATCGTTTCTCCGACCGATGTTTCCACGTCTTCCCCTGTCTCTCTGATCCCG TTAGAAGATCTACGTTGTGTTTGAGATTAGCTTTAGTGATGCTACATCTAATCTTCGTTGGTTTCCTTTTTATTTTCGATGAAGAATTCATCGAAAAATCGAAACAACAGCCTTG GTACACGTCGATTTATTTGCTTTTGGTTGTTGCTACATTAATTCAGTACTTCTTTACTTCTGGTTCTTCTCCGGG GTACGTGCTTGATGCAATGAGAGATTTTGCTAAAACAGAAGCTTCGTTAAGGGCGTCAGAGATTTCAAA CAAAGACAACCTGCTAC GCAAAAATGGTAGTGTAGTTGTGACATTAGACAGAAACCAAGTGGAAGAAAATCTCTTGGGGAATAATCCGATGAATTGGACAACGATGGTGATGGAAATGTACCCGCCTGGAACATCGGTCAG GACATACACCTGCGCGTATTGTAATGTTGTACAG CCTCCAAGAACAAAACATTGCCATGATTGTGACAGATGTGTTCTTCAGTTTGATCACCATTGTGTTTGGCTTGGAACGTGCATAGGACAAGGCAACCATTGTCGATTTTG GTGGTACATTCTTGAGGAGACAGCCTTAAGTATTTGGACTGGCATTTTGTATATTAAGTACCTACAAGCTCATTTTGAAAAAGCATG GTTGGTGGATGTGATCATGATTATTTTGCTCTCTATGTTGTCAATTGGATTGATATTTCTTCTCCTTCTCCTGCTATTTCATAG CTATCTAATTGTGACGAATCAAACCACTTATGAGCTAGTGAGACGTCGTCGTATACCATATCTGAG ATCGATCCCAGAAAGGGTATATCCATTCAGTAAAGGTGCATGTAGAAATCTATACAACTTTTGCTTTGCAAGAACAAGCATATATGCAATGGAACCATTACCGAGTACAGCTGAGCTAGAGCAGATGTCGGTACCATATACTTGTTATGATGTTGTATCATGTAGATGTTGCTAG